Within the Phycisphaerae bacterium genome, the region GTCCGTAGCAGAAACGATCCGGATCATCAGCCGCTGTGAAGACCCTCTGGACCTACACTTTTTCCAGTACACGGACCTGGATCTGAACGGAACCCCCGCTGACGATACGGTGGAAGTGGTCAACGCCAGCACGGTCCAGCAGTATGACCCGCTGGCGATGTTCAGTGAAACAGTGGTGACGCCGGACCCGGATCGGTACGAAGCCGATTACTGGTCAAGCACGCGGGACAAGCTTGAGGATGGGCTGCCTTCGGAGTTGAATAACAGCGGTGGTCCTTTGACCGGCGACGTGACGTGGGCGTTTCAGTGGGATTTCCTGCTCGACGGGTACGGCGATACGTTCATCATCAGCAAGGACAAGCTTCTGGTGGGCGTTCCGATCCCGGCTCCGGGGGCGATGATTCTCGGTTTGGTGGGCTTGGCATTGGTCAGACGGGTTGCACGGCGTCTGACGTAGCGAAGGGTTCGTGGCACCAATTTCAATTCTTGGATTACGGGCGATCAGGCGATGGCGTCTGATCGTCCTCTTGTTGCCGGCCCGCTGTGGTTGCGGAATTGCCTGGGAGTCGTTTGCTTTAGCCGCATGAACATGCGGTTGAAGTTCGAGAGGGAGTTGTAGCCGACGTCGAAGGCGACGGCGGTGATGGGAAGGTCGGTTTCGGCCAGGAGTCGGCAGGCGTGGTCGATGCGCAGCTCGTTGAGATACTCGACCACCGTCTTGCCCAGCGCCCGCCGGAACAGGCGACAGAGCATCGGCTGGCTGACGTGCGACCGGGCGGCCACGTCGGCGAGGCGCACCGGGCGCCGATAGCACTGGTGCAGGTACTGCGTGGCGGCGTTGACTCTCCGATACTCGCGGTCGTTAATCTCCATCCGGCAGCGGGGGCTTACCAGTTGCCGGCCGTCGGTCGCTTTGGCCAACACGTCGAGGACTTCGAGGGTCAAGGCGGCCAGACCAACGCCTTCGGCTGCGGAGGAACGTCTCAGTATCTCACGGACCTTTGTGCCGGTCTGATCGCCAAAAAGAATGCCTCGTCGCGAGGTCTCGAGCAGATCGGTCAGCTCGGCCAGGCCCGGCATGGCGTTGGCGAACCTCTCGAGGTCGGCGTTGATGACGCAGAACTCCATGCCCGGGCTGGCGACGGGAGGGCTTTGGACGGTGTAGAACGAATGGGGGACACCCGGCCCGACCAGATAGATCTCGCCACTGCGGGCCTGGCCGGTGTAGTCGCCGACGAGGACCTTGCCATATCCATCAGCCACAACGAATATTTCTCAGTACGAGTGATGGTGCCAACGAAAGACACTCAGGCACTGCCTCTCGATGGAAAAGGCGTGGCCTTCGGGCATTGTCTGCCAGTTGGTCGACTGCATGGCTGTATTTTATCGAGTTTCGGCCTTTGCGACCAGCCCATACGACAGGATACGCGGAATGATTG harbors:
- a CDS encoding helix-turn-helix transcriptional regulator; translation: MADGYGKVLVGDYTGQARSGEIYLVGPGVPHSFYTVQSPPVASPGMEFCVINADLERFANAMPGLAELTDLLETSRRGILFGDQTGTKVREILRRSSAAEGVGLAALTLEVLDVLAKATDGRQLVSPRCRMEINDREYRRVNAATQYLHQCYRRPVRLADVAARSHVSQPMLCRLFRRALGKTVVEYLNELRIDHACRLLAETDLPITAVAFDVGYNSLSNFNRMFMRLKQTTPRQFRNHSGPATRGRSDAIA